From Curtobacterium sp. SGAir0471, the proteins below share one genomic window:
- the ybeY gene encoding rRNA maturation RNase YbeY: MSIELNNESGVEVDEQAIQRLAAFALDALHVHADAELAIVLVDEGAMEQLHVRWMDEPGPTDVLSFPMDELRPGTEDEPTPAGLLGDIVVCPQVAAEQARTAGHTTTDEMLLLTCHGILHLLGFDHAEPEEKAEMFGLQGEILSAFAAQRRGR; encoded by the coding sequence TCGACGAGCAGGCGATCCAGCGCCTCGCCGCCTTCGCCCTCGACGCGCTGCACGTCCACGCGGACGCCGAGCTCGCGATCGTCCTCGTCGACGAGGGGGCGATGGAGCAGCTGCACGTCCGGTGGATGGACGAGCCGGGGCCGACGGACGTCCTCAGCTTCCCGATGGACGAGCTCCGCCCCGGGACCGAGGACGAGCCGACGCCGGCCGGGCTGCTCGGCGACATCGTCGTGTGCCCGCAGGTCGCGGCGGAGCAGGCGAGGACCGCGGGGCACACCACGACCGACGAGATGCTGCTCCTCACCTGCCACGGCATCCTGCACCTGCTCGGGTTCGACCACGCCGAGCCGGAGGAGAAGGCCGAGATGTTCGGGCTGCAGGGCGAGATCCTCTCCGCCTTCGCCGCGCAGCGCCGCGGGCGGTGA
- a CDS encoding ABC transporter ATP-binding protein, translating to MTTNQTPIIRLDHVSKHYGDAARLVTALDDVSVDIGAGEFTAVMGPSGSGKSTLMHVAAGLDSVSTGRITIDGVDITGLGDRELTELRRRRLGFVFQSFNLVPTLDVRENIRLPFLLGGQQPSRDESAWIDRLVDLLGLGDRLSHRPHQLSGGQQQRVAIARALASRPAVVVADEPTGALDSRTGRDVLAILRGAVQEWGQSVVMVTHDPTAAANADRILFLADGRIVDDRPAMSAAEISATMLGMEAAA from the coding sequence ATGACCACCAACCAGACCCCGATCATCCGGCTCGACCACGTCTCCAAGCACTACGGGGACGCGGCCCGACTCGTCACCGCGCTCGACGACGTCAGCGTCGACATCGGTGCGGGGGAGTTCACCGCGGTGATGGGGCCGTCGGGTTCCGGCAAGTCGACGCTGATGCACGTTGCCGCCGGGCTCGACTCCGTGAGCACCGGGCGCATCACCATCGACGGGGTCGACATCACCGGCCTCGGGGACCGCGAGCTCACCGAGCTGCGACGGCGACGACTGGGCTTCGTGTTCCAGTCGTTCAACCTCGTCCCGACGCTCGACGTGCGCGAGAACATCCGGCTGCCGTTCCTGCTCGGTGGGCAGCAGCCGAGCCGCGACGAATCGGCGTGGATCGACCGGCTCGTCGACCTGCTCGGCCTGGGCGACCGGCTGAGCCACCGGCCGCACCAGCTCTCCGGCGGCCAGCAGCAGCGCGTCGCCATCGCCCGCGCGCTCGCCTCGCGTCCCGCCGTGGTGGTCGCTGACGAACCGACCGGCGCACTGGACTCCCGCACCGGGCGCGACGTCCTCGCGATCCTCCGCGGCGCGGTGCAGGAGTGGGGGCAGAGCGTCGTGATGGTCACGCACGACCCGACCGCCGCCGCGAACGCCGACCGGATCCTCTTCCTGGCCGACGGACGCATCGTCGACGACCGTCCCGCGATGAGCGCCGCCGAGATCTCGGCGACCATGCTCGGGATGGAGGCAGCCGCGTGA
- a CDS encoding hemolysin family protein: MVLVAVLLAVAFVLVVVGGLLAASDAALTVLSRADLDEIARGSRNRRAIEAVADDVGAHVNALNFVRVLAETAAAVLVTIALVTVFDTWWVALIVSAAIMTAVSFVLVGSSPRSVGRAHAERLIGATGGLVRAVRIVLGPLAGLLVAIGDRVTPGRGRSASTVSSEEQLLSLVDEATESNVLEQDDRELIHSVFEFSDTLVREVMVPRTDMLTVDGTATLAAGMERFLVAGVSRMPVTGKDSDDVLGVLYLRDVSRALYERPGSEREPVTTLLRPAEFVPESKPADDTLRHMQVAKNHLVLVVDEYGGVAGLVTMEDLIEELVGDISDEYDRTVVDRTEVGPGVWRISARMPIDELGDLFGIELEDDDVDTAGGLLTKELGRLPVRGEQVTVSGLELTADRVEGKRRHLITVLAERSAALQDAEDALDDTTPSTTGTPNA; encoded by the coding sequence ATGGTGCTCGTCGCCGTCCTGCTCGCGGTGGCGTTCGTGCTGGTCGTCGTCGGCGGTCTGCTCGCCGCGTCCGACGCCGCGCTGACCGTGCTGTCCCGCGCCGACCTCGACGAGATCGCGCGCGGCAGCCGCAACCGTCGTGCGATCGAGGCCGTGGCCGACGACGTCGGCGCGCACGTCAACGCGCTGAACTTCGTCCGGGTGCTCGCCGAGACCGCCGCCGCGGTGCTCGTCACGATCGCCCTCGTCACGGTGTTCGACACCTGGTGGGTGGCGCTGATCGTGTCCGCGGCGATCATGACGGCCGTGTCGTTCGTGCTCGTCGGGTCGAGCCCGCGCAGCGTCGGACGCGCCCACGCCGAGCGGCTCATCGGGGCGACCGGCGGTCTCGTGCGCGCCGTCCGCATCGTGCTCGGCCCGCTCGCCGGCCTGCTCGTGGCGATCGGCGACCGTGTCACGCCCGGGCGCGGACGCAGCGCGTCGACGGTCTCGAGCGAGGAGCAGTTGCTGTCGCTCGTCGACGAGGCGACCGAGAGCAACGTGCTCGAACAGGACGACCGCGAACTCATCCACTCGGTCTTCGAGTTCAGCGACACGCTGGTGCGCGAGGTCATGGTGCCCCGCACCGACATGCTCACCGTGGACGGCACAGCCACGCTCGCCGCCGGGATGGAACGCTTCCTCGTCGCCGGGGTCTCGCGGATGCCCGTCACCGGCAAGGACAGCGACGACGTGCTCGGCGTGCTCTACCTGCGTGACGTGTCGCGTGCGCTGTACGAGCGGCCGGGCAGCGAGCGCGAACCGGTGACGACCCTGCTGCGACCGGCCGAGTTCGTCCCCGAGTCGAAGCCTGCGGACGACACCCTGCGGCACATGCAGGTCGCGAAGAACCACCTGGTGCTCGTCGTCGACGAGTACGGCGGTGTCGCCGGGCTGGTCACGATGGAGGACCTGATCGAGGAACTCGTCGGGGACATCTCCGACGAGTATGACCGCACCGTCGTCGACCGCACCGAGGTCGGCCCGGGGGTCTGGCGGATCTCCGCGCGCATGCCGATCGACGAGCTCGGCGACCTGTTCGGCATCGAGCTCGAGGACGACGACGTCGACACCGCCGGCGGCCTGCTCACGAAGGAGCTCGGTCGGCTGCCGGTCCGCGGCGAGCAGGTCACCGTCTCCGGGCTCGAGCTCACGGCCGACCGGGTCGAGGGCAAGCGCCGCCACCTGATCACCGTCCTCGCCGAGCGGAGCGCCGCACTGCAGGACGCCGAGGACGCCCTCGACGACACCACTCCGAGCACGACGGGAACACCGAACGCATGA
- the era gene encoding GTPase Era, which yields MTEHEPDHGTDTGTTDDATTQPYRAGFVSFVGRPNVGKSTLTNALVGEKVAITSSKPQTTRRAIRGVVHRTDGQVIIVDTPGVHRPRTLLGERLNDLVQSTLGDVDVIGFCVPANEPIGPGDKFINESLDQYPRAKKIAIVTKIDRTPKDRVGEQLLAVSQLRDWDAIVPTSGTKGLQLEALLGEITKLLPESPQLYDASTVTEETDEDRIAELIREAALEGVRDELPHSLAVVIEDVVEPDEDDDPDGPLRIFANLFVERDSQKAIVIGRGGERLKDVGSRARAEIESLLAGRHVYLNIRVKVAKEWQRDPKQLGRLGF from the coding sequence ATGACCGAGCACGAACCCGACCACGGCACCGACACGGGCACGACCGACGACGCGACGACGCAGCCGTACCGCGCGGGCTTCGTCTCCTTCGTGGGACGTCCGAACGTCGGCAAGTCGACGCTGACGAACGCGCTGGTCGGCGAGAAGGTGGCGATCACCTCGTCGAAGCCGCAGACCACGCGACGTGCGATCCGCGGCGTGGTCCACCGGACCGACGGCCAGGTCATCATCGTCGACACACCGGGTGTGCACCGCCCCCGCACCCTGCTCGGCGAGCGGCTGAACGACCTGGTGCAGTCGACGCTCGGCGACGTGGACGTGATCGGCTTCTGCGTCCCGGCGAACGAGCCGATCGGGCCCGGCGACAAGTTCATCAACGAGTCGCTCGACCAGTACCCCCGGGCGAAGAAGATCGCCATCGTCACGAAGATCGACCGCACGCCGAAGGACCGCGTCGGCGAGCAGCTCCTCGCGGTGTCGCAGCTGCGGGACTGGGACGCCATCGTGCCGACCTCGGGTACGAAGGGGCTGCAGCTCGAGGCCCTGCTCGGGGAGATCACGAAGCTGCTGCCCGAATCGCCGCAGCTCTACGACGCGTCCACCGTGACCGAGGAGACCGACGAGGACCGCATCGCCGAGCTCATCCGCGAAGCCGCCCTCGAGGGGGTGCGCGACGAGCTGCCGCACTCGCTCGCGGTGGTCATCGAGGACGTCGTCGAGCCGGACGAGGACGACGACCCGGACGGACCCCTGAGGATCTTCGCGAACCTGTTCGTCGAGCGCGACAGCCAGAAGGCCATCGTCATCGGTCGGGGCGGGGAGCGGCTCAAGGACGTCGGATCCCGAGCGCGCGCCGAGATCGAGTCCCTGCTCGCCGGCCGCCACGTGTACCTCAACATCCGCGTGAAGGTCGCGAAGGAGTGGCAGCGCGACCCGAAGCAGCTCGGACGCCTCGGCTTCTGA
- a CDS encoding sensor histidine kinase, whose amino-acid sequence MFRPMLRAQLVTDATAAVLLGGLLVLLRVSADQSFLWLVTVVGLSAALAIRRLSPGLALALCWVVAVFEMATWQTQPDPSNVLMAGVLFTTSAYGSRRVRIAGLVSAVGGSFVAAGYIGLQDYQRRSGIQTASTPALETLQVVIAAFAAVLLLLLLPWLAGLVRRARRSASMSREAQLVAERDAARADRAVAVEQERVRIARDMHDIVAHSLAVVIAQADGARYAAKADPAVADQALATISTTARSALGDVRELLGALRHEQGTVPTPEAADLEVLVAEMREVGLDVRVDREGDPSGLPTTTQLAVYRIVQESLTNAWKHGEGGTPVHASLTYRPDTVEITVVNRRADDGTRGPGTGHGLVGMRERVAMTGGSMTAGPRGDDFTVAVRMPAVPASGQFPRGRITQTEQERTR is encoded by the coding sequence GTGTTCCGTCCCATGCTGCGCGCGCAGCTCGTCACCGACGCCACCGCCGCGGTGCTGCTCGGGGGACTCCTGGTGCTCCTGCGCGTCTCGGCCGACCAGTCGTTCCTCTGGCTGGTGACCGTCGTCGGGCTGAGCGCAGCCCTGGCGATCCGTCGGCTCTCGCCCGGTCTGGCGCTCGCCCTCTGCTGGGTCGTCGCGGTCTTCGAGATGGCGACCTGGCAGACGCAGCCCGACCCGTCGAACGTGCTCATGGCCGGGGTCCTCTTCACCACGAGCGCCTACGGCAGCCGTCGCGTCCGGATCGCGGGGCTCGTCTCGGCCGTCGGTGGGTCGTTCGTCGCGGCGGGCTACATCGGGCTGCAGGACTACCAGCGGCGCTCCGGCATCCAGACCGCTTCGACACCGGCACTCGAGACCCTGCAGGTCGTCATCGCCGCCTTCGCAGCAGTCCTCCTGCTGCTCCTGCTCCCGTGGCTCGCCGGACTGGTCCGACGGGCACGCCGGTCCGCGAGCATGAGCCGCGAGGCCCAGCTCGTCGCCGAACGCGACGCGGCCAGGGCGGACCGTGCGGTCGCCGTCGAACAGGAGCGCGTGCGCATCGCTCGCGACATGCACGACATCGTCGCCCATTCGCTCGCGGTCGTGATCGCGCAGGCGGACGGCGCCCGGTACGCCGCGAAGGCGGACCCCGCCGTCGCCGACCAGGCGCTCGCCACCATCTCGACCACCGCGCGCAGCGCCCTCGGGGATGTCCGCGAACTCCTCGGCGCCCTGCGGCACGAGCAGGGGACGGTGCCGACGCCCGAGGCGGCCGACCTCGAGGTGCTGGTGGCCGAGATGCGCGAGGTCGGCCTCGACGTCCGCGTGGACCGGGAGGGCGACCCGTCCGGGCTGCCGACGACGACGCAGCTCGCCGTCTACCGCATCGTGCAGGAGAGCCTGACGAACGCGTGGAAGCACGGCGAAGGCGGCACGCCGGTCCACGCGTCCCTGACCTACCGACCCGACACCGTGGAGATCACGGTGGTCAACCGACGGGCCGACGACGGCACGCGCGGCCCCGGTACCGGACACGGGCTCGTCGGCATGCGCGAGCGCGTCGCGATGACCGGCGGATCGATGACGGCGGGGCCGCGCGGCGACGACTTCACGGTGGCCGTCCGCATGCCGGCGGTCCCCGCCAGCGGCCAGTTCCCTCGAGGCCGCATCACCCAGACGGAGCAGGAGCGCACCAGATGA
- a CDS encoding response regulator transcription factor, whose product MTTTQPTGSPIRVALVDDQALFRTGIRMLIDSQPDLQFVGEAGDGAEGAELVRRTGADVVLMDVRMPVMDGITATAKIVEQGGAEAAKVLVLTTFDFDEAAAKAIRAGASGFVLKDADPEFLLAAVRTVHAGTAVFAASATRELLRRYDDGAAQAAAVPAAFAELTPREREIFDLAARGWSNSEIAQHEYVSEATVKTHISRVLTKLDLRDRVRLVVFAHEHGLVPKAE is encoded by the coding sequence ATGACCACGACCCAGCCGACCGGCAGCCCGATCCGGGTCGCCCTCGTCGACGACCAGGCGCTCTTCCGCACGGGCATCAGGATGCTCATCGACTCCCAGCCCGACCTGCAGTTCGTCGGTGAGGCCGGAGACGGGGCCGAAGGAGCCGAGCTCGTCCGCCGCACCGGCGCCGACGTCGTGCTCATGGACGTCCGCATGCCCGTGATGGACGGCATCACCGCGACCGCGAAGATCGTGGAGCAGGGCGGGGCGGAGGCCGCGAAGGTCCTCGTGCTCACCACCTTCGACTTCGACGAAGCGGCCGCGAAGGCGATCCGGGCCGGTGCGAGCGGCTTCGTGCTCAAGGACGCCGACCCGGAGTTCCTGCTCGCCGCGGTCCGCACCGTGCACGCCGGCACGGCCGTGTTCGCCGCCTCGGCCACCCGTGAGCTCCTCCGCCGCTACGACGACGGCGCGGCACAGGCCGCTGCGGTCCCGGCCGCCTTCGCCGAACTGACGCCGCGCGAGCGGGAGATCTTCGACCTCGCGGCGCGCGGCTGGAGCAACAGCGAGATCGCGCAGCACGAGTACGTCAGCGAGGCGACGGTCAAGACGCACATCTCGCGGGTGCTCACGAAGCTCGACCTGCGCGACCGCGTCCGGCTGGTCGTGTTCGCGCACGAGCACGGACTGGTGCCGAAGGCGGAGTGA